A single region of the Ancylobacter novellus DSM 506 genome encodes:
- the hflX gene encoding GTPase HflX yields the protein MEPKGSRRSRDARLPAADGEEARDDTRVVVIVPNLARRGAGEDDHRRSPEARLEEAVGLALAIDGLQVVASMLVGLTQLRPATYLGTGKVEEIAGVVKAEEAGLVFVDAPLTPVQQRNLEKAWSAKVIDRTALILEIFGQRARTKEGVLQVELAHLNYQRSRLVRSWTHLERQRGGFGFLGGPGETQIEADRRLIGERILKIERELEQVKRTRALHRASRKKVPYPVVALVGYTNAGKSTLFNRLTRSDVMAQDLLFATLDPTLRAVQLPSGERIILSDTVGFISDLPTQLVAAFRATLEEVIEADLILHVRDMSHEDAEAQAHDVEAVLSDLDIDPEDDHRVIEVWNKIDRLDEEGRARLFNTAERREGDARPIPVSALTGEGVDALLVAIGQRLARERVSLRVDLDAADGRGLSWLYRHSEVLERREDEGGRLHLAVRVPPDRAEHIERRFGAKRIKGAGQ from the coding sequence TTGGAACCCAAGGGTTCCAGGCGCTCGCGCGACGCCCGCCTGCCGGCGGCGGACGGCGAGGAGGCCCGCGATGACACGCGGGTCGTGGTCATCGTGCCCAATCTCGCCCGCCGCGGGGCAGGGGAGGACGACCATCGCCGCTCGCCGGAGGCGCGGCTGGAGGAGGCGGTCGGCCTCGCCCTCGCCATCGACGGGTTGCAGGTGGTCGCGAGCATGCTGGTCGGCCTCACCCAGCTGCGGCCGGCGACCTATCTCGGTACCGGCAAGGTCGAGGAGATCGCCGGCGTCGTGAAGGCGGAGGAGGCGGGGCTGGTCTTCGTCGATGCGCCGCTGACGCCGGTGCAGCAGCGCAACCTCGAAAAAGCGTGGTCGGCCAAGGTGATCGACCGCACCGCTCTCATTCTGGAGATTTTCGGCCAGCGCGCCCGCACCAAAGAGGGCGTGCTGCAGGTCGAGCTCGCCCACCTGAATTATCAGCGCAGCCGACTGGTGCGTTCCTGGACGCATCTGGAGCGCCAACGCGGCGGCTTCGGCTTCCTCGGCGGCCCCGGCGAGACGCAGATCGAGGCCGACCGCCGGCTGATCGGCGAGCGCATCCTGAAGATCGAGCGCGAGCTGGAGCAGGTGAAGCGCACCCGCGCGCTGCATCGCGCCAGCCGCAAGAAGGTGCCCTATCCGGTGGTCGCGCTGGTCGGCTACACCAATGCCGGCAAGTCGACGCTGTTCAACCGGCTCACGCGCTCCGACGTGATGGCGCAGGACCTGCTCTTCGCCACGCTCGACCCGACTTTGCGCGCCGTGCAGCTGCCGAGCGGCGAGCGCATCATCCTCTCCGACACGGTGGGCTTCATCTCCGACCTGCCGACGCAGCTCGTCGCCGCCTTCCGCGCCACGCTGGAGGAGGTGATTGAGGCAGACCTCATCCTGCATGTGCGCGACATGTCGCACGAGGATGCGGAGGCGCAGGCGCATGACGTCGAGGCGGTGCTGTCCGATCTCGACATCGATCCCGAGGACGACCACCGCGTCATCGAGGTGTGGAACAAGATCGACCGGCTCGACGAGGAGGGCAGGGCGCGCCTGTTCAACACCGCTGAGCGGCGCGAGGGCGATGCGCGGCCGATCCCCGTCTCGGCGCTGACCGGAGAAGGCGTGGACGCCCTCCTCGTCGCCATCGGCCAGAGGCTGGCGCGCGAGCGGGTGAGCCTGCGCGTCGACCTCGATGCGGCGGACGGACGGGGTCTGAGCTGGCTCTACCGCCACAGCGAGGTGCTGGAACGGCGTGAGGACGAGGGCGGACGGCTGCACCTCGCCGTGCGCGTGCCGCCGGACCGCGCCGAGCACATAGAGCGGCGGTTTGGGGCAAAGCGGATCAAG
- the hfq gene encoding RNA chaperone Hfq: MAAERSQNLQDTFLNHVRKNKTPLTIFLVNGVKLQGVVTWFDNFCVLLRRDGHSQLVYKHAISTIMPGHPVQLFEPDETGEKG, from the coding sequence ATGGCCGCGGAACGTTCCCAGAACCTCCAGGACACCTTTCTCAACCACGTCCGCAAGAACAAGACGCCGCTCACCATCTTCCTGGTCAACGGCGTGAAGCTCCAGGGAGTCGTCACCTGGTTCGATAATTTCTGCGTGCTGCTGCGCCGTGACGGCCATTCGCAGCTGGTCTACAAGCACGCCATCTCCACCATCATGCCCGGCCATCCGGTCCAGCTCTTCGAGCCGGACGAGACCGGCGAGAAGGGCTGA
- a CDS encoding D-amino-acid transaminase, which yields MSRIAYVNGLYVPHAEAAVHVEDRGYQFADGVYEVCEVRGGKMVDERRHMQRLVRSLGEIHIRLPMPLAALGVVLRETIRRNRVRDGIVYLQVTRGVARRDHYFPDPSTPPSIVVTARASDPARAEASAAQGVGVITVPENRWDRVDIKTVGLLPNVLAKEQAKTAGAREAWFVDKEGRVTEGGSTNAWIVTAEGRIVTRPAEAGILRGITRTVVFEVAEKLQLRVEERAFTVAEALAAREAFITAASTVVMPVVRIDGHPVGEGRPGPVARALRETFHQVAEVAD from the coding sequence ATGTCGCGCATCGCCTATGTGAATGGTCTCTACGTGCCGCATGCCGAGGCGGCGGTGCATGTTGAGGACCGCGGCTACCAGTTCGCCGACGGCGTCTACGAGGTCTGCGAGGTGCGCGGCGGCAAGATGGTCGATGAGCGCCGGCACATGCAGCGGCTCGTGCGTTCGCTCGGTGAGATCCATATCCGCCTGCCCATGCCGCTCGCCGCGCTCGGCGTGGTGCTGCGCGAGACGATAAGACGCAACCGCGTGCGCGACGGCATCGTCTATCTGCAGGTGACGCGCGGCGTGGCGCGGCGCGACCACTACTTCCCCGACCCGTCGACGCCGCCGTCCATCGTGGTGACGGCGCGCGCCAGCGACCCGGCCAGGGCGGAAGCATCGGCCGCGCAGGGCGTCGGCGTCATCACCGTGCCGGAGAACCGCTGGGATCGCGTCGACATCAAGACCGTCGGCCTGCTGCCCAATGTGCTCGCCAAGGAGCAGGCCAAGACCGCCGGCGCGCGCGAGGCCTGGTTCGTCGACAAGGAAGGGCGGGTGACCGAGGGCGGCTCCACCAACGCCTGGATCGTCACCGCCGAGGGGCGTATCGTCACCCGGCCGGCCGAGGCCGGCATCTTGCGCGGCATCACCCGCACTGTGGTGTTCGAGGTCGCCGAGAAGCTGCAATTGCGCGTCGAGGAACGCGCCTTTACCGTCGCCGAGGCGCTCGCCGCGCGCGAGGCCTTCATCACCGCCGCGAGCACCGTCGTCATGCCGGTGGTGCGAATCGATGGTCATCCGGTGGGCGAGGGCAGGCCCGGGCCGGTCGCCCGCGCCTTGCGCGAGACCTTCCACCAGGTAGCGGAGGTCGCCGACTGA
- a CDS encoding TrkH family potassium uptake protein, whose product MIAVARHSALTAGVMAGFLLIAALVALFRNEDGADVFLMTALLTVFGAGAVYLSVRNRGNRLDRLGAYGLLVVLWFGVPVIAAIPIAATTSLGPVDAWLEAVSAFTTTGAVQVHDIADVPRATLGWLLTLQWAGGLLTLVGFVAVLGPAGIGGLPDRSARASLLGVTEQTALDDALRLVLPIYLGATILCTLMLFAVGVRMFDALGLAGSALSTGGLLPDSDGIPAYGHFAVKLVLIVFMLVGGTSVLWHRMLLTRRIRLALGQYENLVLIALCFVIGIAVAAMSYRVPLGEIALPMALEDGMFTAVSLVTTTGIEPHAGSFASLPLTLVIAIVFVGGASFSTAGGIKIYRAGIMMLQSYLELERLVHPNAIHPRRLGQQNVTLQMMKAIWIMFGIACMTIAALSAAIAPAMPSFEAAFVSIVAAMSNMGPVYAAGWSTEVAWPEWGALPAYAQTILAIAMILGRLEILVVLGLANFALWRR is encoded by the coding sequence ATGATCGCGGTCGCCCGCCACAGCGCGCTCACCGCCGGGGTGATGGCCGGCTTCCTGCTGATCGCCGCGCTGGTAGCGCTGTTCCGCAACGAGGACGGCGCGGACGTCTTCCTGATGACCGCGCTGCTGACCGTGTTCGGCGCCGGCGCGGTCTATCTGTCGGTGCGCAACCGCGGCAATCGTCTCGACCGGCTCGGCGCCTACGGCCTGCTCGTCGTGCTCTGGTTCGGCGTGCCGGTCATCGCTGCTATCCCCATCGCCGCCACCACCTCGCTCGGGCCGGTCGATGCCTGGCTGGAGGCGGTGTCCGCCTTCACTACCACCGGCGCGGTGCAGGTGCACGACATCGCCGACGTGCCGCGCGCCACTCTCGGCTGGCTCTTGACGCTGCAATGGGCCGGGGGCCTTCTCACCCTCGTCGGCTTCGTTGCAGTGCTTGGTCCGGCGGGTATTGGCGGCCTGCCGGATCGCAGCGCCCGTGCCAGCCTGCTCGGCGTCACCGAACAGACCGCGCTCGACGACGCGCTGCGGCTGGTGCTGCCGATCTATCTCGGCGCCACCATCCTCTGCACGCTCATGCTCTTCGCCGTCGGCGTGCGCATGTTCGACGCGCTCGGGCTCGCCGGCTCGGCGCTGTCGACCGGCGGCCTGCTGCCGGATTCCGACGGCATCCCCGCCTATGGCCATTTCGCCGTGAAGCTGGTGCTGATCGTCTTCATGCTGGTCGGCGGCACCAGTGTGCTGTGGCACCGTATGCTGCTGACCCGCCGTATCCGCCTCGCGCTCGGGCAGTACGAGAACCTCGTGCTCATCGCCCTGTGCTTCGTCATCGGCATCGCCGTGGCCGCCATGAGCTACCGGGTGCCGCTCGGCGAGATCGCCCTGCCGATGGCGCTGGAGGATGGCATGTTCACCGCCGTCTCGCTGGTGACGACGACCGGCATCGAGCCGCACGCCGGCTCCTTCGCCAGCCTGCCACTGACGCTGGTCATCGCCATCGTCTTCGTCGGCGGCGCCAGCTTCTCCACTGCCGGCGGCATCAAGATCTACCGCGCCGGCATCATGATGCTGCAGAGTTATCTGGAGCTGGAGCGGCTGGTGCACCCCAACGCCATCCATCCGCGCCGCCTCGGCCAGCAGAACGTGACGCTGCAGATGATGAAGGCGATCTGGATCATGTTCGGCATTGCCTGCATGACGATCGCGGCGCTATCGGCGGCGATCGCCCCGGCCATGCCGAGCTTCGAGGCCGCCTTCGTCTCCATTGTCGCGGCGATGAGCAATATGGGGCCGGTTTATGCCGCCGGCTGGAGCACTGAGGTCGCCTGGCCGGAATGGGGCGCGCTGCCGGCCTATGCGCAGACTATACTCGCCATCGCCATGATTCTCGGCCGGCTGGAAATCCTCGTCGTGCTGGGCCTCGCCAACTTCGCACTGTGGCGGCGCTGA
- the trkA gene encoding Trk system potassium transporter TrkA — translation MKVVICGAGQVGFGIAERLAAEQNDVSIIDTSPRLIQAVTDTLDVRGFVGHGSHPDVLARAGLEAADMMIAVTLHDEVNMIACQVGHALFDVPTKIARVRAQSYLQGHWRDLFSRDHLPIDVVISPELEVGEMVLRRLSLPGAVDTVSFADGNVVVVGVRCQEDCPLLDTPLRQLTDLFPDLRAVVVAVNRNGKTFVPRSTDSLLAGDLAYFTAQSDQVDRTLTLFGHDERPAQRIVIGGGGNIGLYVARELEQRNPKARVKIIEDNLARAEAVAQELSRTVVLRGSALDRTILEEAAVGDADTVIAVTNDDRVNILSCLMSRELGAKRMLSLLNDPAYPTFARGLGIDAYVNPRQITVSKILQYVRKGRIRGVHSLLNGAGEVIEAEALETSPLVGTPLKQLDLFDGMRIGAVIRAGRVLLPRGDTVIQARDRVVMFALADKVKRVEQLFRVSLEFF, via the coding sequence ATGAAGGTCGTCATTTGCGGCGCGGGGCAGGTCGGGTTCGGCATCGCCGAGCGGCTCGCGGCCGAGCAGAACGACGTCTCCATCATCGACACCTCGCCGCGCCTCATCCAGGCGGTGACCGACACGCTCGACGTGCGTGGCTTCGTCGGCCACGGCTCGCATCCGGACGTGCTGGCCCGCGCGGGGCTGGAGGCGGCGGACATGATGATCGCCGTCACCCTGCACGACGAAGTCAACATGATCGCCTGCCAGGTCGGCCACGCGCTGTTCGACGTTCCGACCAAGATCGCCCGCGTGCGCGCCCAGAGCTATCTGCAGGGCCACTGGCGCGACCTGTTCTCGCGCGACCACCTGCCGATCGACGTCGTCATCTCGCCGGAGCTGGAAGTCGGCGAGATGGTGCTGCGCCGGCTCTCGCTGCCGGGCGCCGTCGACACGGTGAGCTTTGCCGACGGCAATGTCGTGGTAGTCGGCGTGCGCTGCCAGGAGGACTGCCCGCTCCTCGACACGCCGCTGCGCCAGCTCACCGACCTGTTCCCGGATCTGCGGGCCGTTGTGGTCGCCGTGAACCGCAACGGCAAGACCTTCGTGCCGCGCTCGACGGATTCGCTGCTCGCCGGCGACCTCGCCTATTTCACCGCCCAGAGCGACCAGGTGGACCGCACGCTGACTCTGTTCGGCCATGACGAGCGGCCGGCGCAGCGCATCGTCATCGGCGGCGGCGGCAATATCGGCCTTTACGTCGCGCGCGAGCTGGAGCAGCGCAATCCGAAGGCGCGGGTGAAGATCATCGAGGACAATCTGGCCAGGGCGGAAGCCGTGGCGCAGGAGCTCTCGCGCACCGTGGTGCTGCGCGGCAGCGCGCTCGACCGCACCATCCTGGAAGAGGCCGCCGTCGGCGACGCCGACACGGTGATCGCCGTCACCAATGACGACCGGGTGAACATTCTCTCCTGCCTGATGTCGCGGGAGCTCGGCGCCAAGCGCATGCTCTCGCTGCTGAACGATCCGGCCTACCCGACCTTCGCCCGCGGGCTCGGTATCGACGCCTATGTGAACCCGCGCCAGATCACCGTCTCCAAGATCCTGCAATATGTCCGCAAGGGCCGCATCCGCGGCGTCCACTCGCTGCTGAACGGCGCTGGCGAGGTGATCGAGGCGGAGGCGCTGGAGACCTCGCCGTTGGTCGGCACGCCGCTGAAGCAACTCGATCTGTTCGACGGCATGCGCATCGGCGCTGTGATCCGGGCGGGCAGGGTGCTGCTGCCGCGCGGCGACACCGTCATCCAGGCGCGCGACCGGGTGGTGATGTTCGCCCTCGCCGACAAGGTGAAGCGGGTCGAGCAGCTCTTCCGGGTGAGTCTCGAGTTCTTCTGA
- a CDS encoding sigma-54-dependent transcriptional regulator, with amino-acid sequence MATDILIVDDEADIRGLVAGILEDEGYGARTAKDSDEALAAIESRRPHLVFLDIWLERSKLDGLQLLELIKKNHPEVPVVMISGHGTIETAVAAIKQGAYDFIEKPFNSDRLILVAERALETLRLKREVRDLKQRTPVAQQLVGRSSVMNQLRQSIERVAPTNSRIMIVGPSGSGKELTARMIHAASARANGPFVVINAAAITPERMEIELFGVEATDGQGRQVGALEEAHGGTLFIDEIADMPRETQNRILRVLVDQNFLRVGGSTRVTVDVRIISSTARNLEKEIAEGRFREDLYHRLGVVPIRVPPLAERREDVPELVEFFLEHISQATGLARRRIADDALAVLQSHDWPGNVRQLRNNIERLLILAAGDAEAAVTADMLPPDVGSLVPSLPSGNGGEHLMGLPLRDAREVFEREYLVAQISRFGGNISRTAEFVGMERSALHRKLKALGIG; translated from the coding sequence ATGGCGACCGACATTCTGATCGTCGATGACGAGGCCGACATCCGCGGGCTGGTGGCCGGCATATTGGAGGACGAGGGCTACGGCGCCCGCACCGCCAAGGACAGCGACGAGGCGCTCGCCGCCATCGAGTCGCGGCGCCCGCATCTCGTCTTCCTCGACATCTGGCTGGAGCGCTCCAAGCTCGACGGCCTGCAATTGCTGGAGCTGATCAAGAAGAACCACCCGGAAGTGCCGGTGGTGATGATCTCCGGCCATGGCACCATCGAGACCGCGGTCGCCGCCATCAAGCAGGGCGCCTACGACTTCATCGAAAAGCCGTTCAACTCCGACCGGCTCATCCTCGTCGCCGAGCGCGCGCTGGAGACGCTGCGGCTGAAGCGCGAGGTGCGCGACCTCAAGCAGCGCACCCCGGTGGCACAGCAGCTCGTCGGCCGTTCCTCGGTAATGAACCAGTTGCGCCAGTCGATAGAGCGCGTCGCACCGACCAATAGCCGTATCATGATCGTCGGCCCCTCCGGCTCCGGCAAGGAGCTGACGGCGCGCATGATCCACGCCGCCTCGGCGCGCGCCAACGGCCCGTTCGTGGTGATCAACGCCGCGGCCATCACGCCCGAGCGTATGGAGATCGAGCTGTTCGGCGTCGAGGCGACGGACGGGCAGGGACGGCAGGTCGGCGCGCTGGAAGAGGCGCATGGCGGCACGCTGTTCATCGACGAGATCGCCGACATGCCGCGCGAGACGCAGAACCGCATCCTGCGCGTGCTGGTCGACCAGAACTTCCTGCGCGTCGGCGGCTCGACGCGCGTCACGGTCGATGTGCGTATCATCTCCTCGACCGCGCGCAACCTCGAGAAGGAGATCGCGGAAGGCCGGTTCCGCGAGGACCTCTACCACCGCCTCGGCGTGGTGCCGATCCGCGTGCCTCCGCTCGCCGAGCGGCGCGAGGACGTGCCGGAGCTGGTCGAGTTTTTCCTGGAGCACATCTCGCAGGCCACCGGCCTTGCCCGCCGGCGCATCGCCGACGACGCGCTCGCTGTGCTGCAATCGCATGACTGGCCGGGCAATGTGCGCCAGCTGCGCAACAACATCGAGCGGCTCCTGATCCTCGCCGCGGGCGACGCCGAGGCGGCGGTGACGGCGGACATGCTACCCCCCGATGTCGGCTCGCTCGTGCCGAGCCTGCCGAGCGGCAATGGCGGCGAGCACCTGATGGGCCTGCCGCTGCGCGACGCCCGCGAGGTGTTCGAGCGCGAATATCTGGTGGCGCAGATCAGCCGTTTCGGCGGCAACATCTCGCGCACCGCCGAGTTCGTCGGCATGGAGCGCTCGGCGCTGCACCGCAAGCTGAAGGCGCTCGGCATCGGCTGA
- a CDS encoding sensor histidine kinase NtrY-like, with translation MSDASTRGPNRDDALDLGAMGFRFSLWGLAPLAVLLALLMALASFVILIGITPLVPSQDVVIIVLCLNGFMSLVLVGIIGREVWRIVKARKRGRAAARLHVRVVALFGIVAVVPAILVAVLASITLDKGLDRWFSVRTRAIVDNAVSVAQTYVREHAYSIRGDVLGMARDLQRIRPLWDQDRSRFRQALTAQAVVRGLPAAMIINHDLQIIDRATIRVGREFVVPPNLALKDATEEQPLIYLPGDADYVGAVIPLKDFGDLYLYVARAVDPKVIDYLKETQAAVVDYRNLEQQRVGVQVAFAVLYAVISLTVLLCAVWLGIHFANRLVAPIRRLIGAADLVAAGNLYVEVPVRRAEGDLSSLAETFNKMTQELRTQRDDLVQARDQIDSRRRFTEAVLSGVGAGVIGVDSLGRISIINRPAEKLLGVTEAEVLGDELGAVIPEIASLLAQAMEAGERSVQGNTTLTRDGRDRVIAVRVTTEQSREAEHGWVVTLDDITELVVAQRSSAWADVARRIAHEIKNPLTPIQLSAERLRRRYGKVIEADREVFDQCTETIIRQVGDIGRMVDEFSSFARMPKPVAEAQDLGETARQVVFLMRVGNPDIAIEFDVPQNPVVARFDRRLISQALTNIIKNATEALAAVPPEERNEPPRIKVAVHADERMVTIDVIDNGKGLPTENRARLLEPYVTTREKGTGLGLAIVGKIMEEHGGGIELDDAPGGRGAWIRLRFARDGGPTAHTDGDGDAASARLAG, from the coding sequence ATGAGCGACGCTTCGACACGCGGGCCGAACAGGGACGACGCGCTGGACCTCGGCGCGATGGGATTCCGCTTCTCGCTGTGGGGGCTGGCGCCGCTCGCGGTGCTGCTGGCGCTGCTCATGGCGCTGGCGAGCTTCGTCATCCTGATCGGCATCACGCCACTGGTGCCCTCGCAGGACGTGGTCATCATCGTCCTGTGCCTCAACGGCTTCATGTCGCTGGTGCTGGTCGGCATCATCGGCCGCGAGGTCTGGCGCATCGTCAAGGCCCGGAAACGGGGCAGGGCGGCGGCGCGGCTGCATGTGCGCGTCGTCGCGCTGTTCGGCATCGTCGCGGTGGTGCCGGCGATCCTCGTCGCGGTACTCGCCAGCATCACGCTCGACAAGGGCCTCGACCGCTGGTTCTCGGTGCGCACGCGGGCCATCGTCGACAACGCCGTCTCCGTGGCCCAGACCTATGTGCGCGAGCATGCCTATTCGATCCGCGGCGACGTCCTCGGCATGGCGCGCGACCTCCAGCGCATCCGGCCGCTGTGGGACCAGGACCGTAGCCGCTTCCGCCAGGCGCTGACGGCGCAGGCGGTGGTGCGCGGGCTGCCCGCCGCGATGATCATCAACCACGATCTCCAGATCATTGACCGTGCCACCATCCGGGTCGGGCGCGAATTCGTGGTGCCGCCGAACCTCGCACTCAAGGACGCCACCGAGGAGCAGCCGCTCATCTATCTGCCGGGGGACGCCGACTATGTCGGCGCGGTCATCCCGCTCAAGGATTTCGGCGACCTCTATCTCTACGTCGCCCGCGCCGTCGACCCCAAGGTGATCGACTATCTCAAGGAGACGCAGGCCGCCGTCGTCGACTACCGCAATCTCGAACAGCAGCGGGTTGGCGTGCAGGTGGCCTTCGCCGTGCTCTATGCGGTGATCTCGCTCACCGTGCTGCTCTGCGCGGTGTGGCTCGGCATCCATTTCGCTAATCGGCTGGTGGCGCCGATCCGCCGCCTCATCGGCGCCGCCGACCTCGTCGCCGCCGGCAACCTCTATGTCGAGGTGCCGGTGCGCCGCGCCGAGGGCGACCTGTCGAGCCTCGCCGAGACCTTCAACAAGATGACGCAGGAACTGCGCACCCAGCGCGACGATCTGGTGCAGGCGCGCGACCAGATCGATAGCCGCCGCCGCTTCACCGAGGCGGTGCTGTCCGGTGTCGGCGCCGGCGTAATCGGCGTGGATTCGCTCGGGCGCATCTCCATCATCAACCGCCCAGCCGAGAAGCTGCTCGGCGTCACCGAGGCCGAGGTGCTCGGCGACGAGCTCGGCGCGGTGATTCCGGAAATCGCCTCGCTGCTGGCGCAGGCGATGGAGGCGGGCGAGCGCAGCGTGCAGGGCAACACCACGCTCACCCGCGATGGCCGCGACCGGGTGATCGCGGTGCGCGTCACCACCGAACAGTCGCGTGAGGCCGAGCATGGCTGGGTCGTGACGCTAGACGACATCACCGAGCTCGTCGTCGCCCAGCGCTCATCCGCCTGGGCGGACGTGGCGCGGCGCATCGCCCATGAGATCAAGAACCCGCTCACGCCGATCCAACTCTCCGCCGAGCGGCTGCGCCGGCGCTACGGCAAGGTGATCGAGGCGGACCGCGAGGTCTTCGACCAGTGCACCGAGACCATCATCCGTCAGGTCGGCGACATCGGCCGCATGGTGGACGAGTTCTCCTCCTTCGCCCGCATGCCCAAGCCCGTGGCCGAGGCGCAGGACCTCGGCGAGACGGCGCGGCAGGTGGTCTTCCTCATGCGGGTGGGCAATCCGGACATCGCCATCGAGTTCGATGTGCCGCAGAATCCCGTCGTGGCCCGCTTCGACCGCCGGCTGATCTCGCAGGCGCTGACCAACATCATCAAGAACGCCACCGAGGCGCTGGCCGCCGTTCCGCCCGAGGAGCGGAACGAGCCACCGCGCATCAAGGTTGCCGTCCATGCCGACGAGCGGATGGTGACCATCGACGTCATCGACAATGGCAAGGGGCTGCCCACCGAGAACCGGGCGCGGCTGCTGGAGCCTTATGTGACAACCCGCGAGAAAGGCACCGGGCTCGGTCTCGCGATTGTGGGGAAGATCATGGAAGAGCATGGCGGCGGCATCGAGCTCGACGACGCGCCGGGCGGGCGCGGCGCGTGGATACGCCTGCGCTTTGCGCGCGACGGCGGCCCGACCGCCCATACTGACGGCGATGGCGATGCCGCCTCCGCCCGGCTGGCCGGCTAA
- the ntrC gene encoding nitrogen regulation protein NR(I), with product MPTGSILVADDDAAIRTVLNQALSRAGYEVRSCGNAATLWRWVSQGDGDLVITDVVMPDENAFDLLPRIKKVRPELPVIVMSAQNTFMTAIRASEKGAYEYLPKPFDLKELISIVGRALSEPKKPENALRTLGEDADNIPLVGRSPAMQDIYRVLARLMQTDLTVMIAGESGTGKELVARALHDYGKRRNGPFVAINMAAIPRDLIESELFGHEKGAFTGANARSAGRFEQAESGTLFLDEIGDMPMEAQTRLLRVLQQGEYTTVGGRTPIKTDVRIVAATNKDLRILIQQGLFREDLFFRLNVVPLRLPPLRERTEDVPDLARHFFLQAEREGLPRKQIDAAALDRLKRYRWPGNVRELENLIRRLAALYPQEVITGSIIEAELSTPVATNAPEETGQDETLSSSVERHLNTYFGGFGENLPPPGLYHRILKDVEYPLLSAALAATRGNQIKAAELLGLNRNTLRKKIRDLDIQIIRTSR from the coding sequence ATGCCGACGGGAAGCATCCTCGTTGCCGATGACGACGCCGCCATCCGCACCGTTCTCAATCAGGCCCTGTCGCGCGCCGGCTACGAGGTGCGCTCCTGCGGCAACGCGGCGACGCTGTGGCGCTGGGTCAGCCAAGGCGATGGTGACCTGGTCATCACCGACGTGGTGATGCCGGACGAGAACGCCTTCGACCTGCTGCCGCGCATCAAGAAGGTGCGCCCGGAGCTGCCGGTCATCGTCATGAGCGCGCAGAACACCTTCATGACGGCGATCCGCGCCTCGGAGAAGGGCGCCTATGAATACCTGCCCAAGCCGTTCGACCTGAAGGAACTGATCTCCATCGTCGGCCGTGCGCTGTCCGAGCCCAAAAAGCCGGAAAACGCGCTGCGCACTCTCGGCGAGGACGCCGACAACATCCCGCTCGTCGGCCGCTCGCCGGCGATGCAGGACATCTACCGCGTGCTGGCGCGGCTGATGCAGACCGACCTCACCGTGATGATCGCCGGCGAGAGCGGCACCGGCAAGGAACTGGTCGCCCGCGCGCTGCACGACTACGGCAAGCGCCGCAACGGGCCGTTCGTCGCCATCAACATGGCGGCGATCCCGCGCGACCTCATCGAATCCGAGCTGTTCGGCCATGAGAAGGGGGCCTTCACCGGCGCCAATGCCCGCTCGGCCGGCCGCTTCGAGCAGGCCGAGAGCGGCACGCTGTTCCTCGATGAGATCGGCGACATGCCGATGGAGGCGCAGACCCGCTTGCTGCGCGTGCTCCAGCAGGGCGAGTACACCACGGTCGGCGGGCGGACCCCGATCAAGACAGACGTGCGCATCGTCGCCGCCACCAACAAGGACCTGCGCATCCTCATCCAGCAGGGTCTGTTCCGCGAGGACCTGTTCTTCCGCCTGAACGTCGTGCCGCTGCGCCTGCCGCCGCTGCGCGAGCGCACTGAGGACGTGCCGGACCTCGCCCGCCACTTCTTCCTCCAGGCCGAGCGGGAAGGGCTGCCGCGCAAGCAGATCGATGCCGCCGCGCTCGACCGGCTGAAGCGCTACCGCTGGCCCGGCAACGTGCGCGAGCTGGAGAACCTGATCCGCCGCCTCGCCGCGCTCTATCCGCAGGAGGTGATCACCGGCTCGATCATCGAGGCGGAGCTGTCGACGCCGGTCGCGACCAACGCGCCGGAGGAGACCGGGCAGGACGAGACGCTGTCCTCGTCGGTCGAGCGCCACCTCAATACCTATTTTGGCGGCTTCGGTGAGAACCTGCCGCCGCCCGGCCTCTATCACCGCATCCTGAAGGATGTGGAGTATCCGCTGCTCTCCGCGGCGCTCGCGGCGACGCGCGGCAACCAGATCAAGGCCGCGGAGCTTCTGGGCCTCAACCGCAACACGCTGCGCAAGAAGATCCGCGACCTCGATATCCAGATAATCCGCACCAGCCGGTGA